In Syngnathus acus chromosome 5, fSynAcu1.2, whole genome shotgun sequence, a genomic segment contains:
- the stx16 gene encoding syntaxin-16 isoform X2 yields MATRRLTDAFLLLRNNAIQNRQILAEQVSTNDPRLSTRSNAALTDDRMALVSGISLDPEAAVGFTRKLPPKWIEGIDEIHYEISRVRQKMKDLALLHDKHMNRPTLDDSSEEEHAIEITTQEITQMFHRCQRAVTGLQSRCGHCTEQEERLLRNVVSSLAQSLQELSLNFRHTQSSYLKRMKNREERSKHFFDSGPLMEEDEDLALYDKGFTDDQLMLAEQNTVMVEEREREIRQIVQSISDLNEIFRDLAGMVVEQGTVLDRIDFNVEQAGVKTDDGLKQLQKAEQYQKKNRKMLVILILFVIVMVLIIILFSTKF; encoded by the exons ATGGCCACTCGGCGTCTGACAGATGCCTTCTTGTTATTGCGGAACAATGCGATCCAAAACCGGCAGATATTGGCTGAGCAAGTGAGTACAAACGACCCCCGTCTGAGTACACGTAGCAATGCTGCG ttgACTGACGATCGGATGGCGTTGGTGTCAGGAATCAGCCTAGATCCCGAAGCAGCCGTCGGCTTCACCAGGAAGTTGCCCCCCAAATGGATAGAGGGCATTGACGAG ATCCACTATGAAATCTCACGGGTTCGCCAGAAGATGAAGGATCTGGCTTTGCTTCACGACAAGCACATGAATCGGCCCACGCTGGATGACAGCAGTGAAGAGGAGCATGCAATCGAAATCACGACACAGGAGATCACGCAG ATGTTCCATCGATGTCAGCGAGCCGTAACGGGCCTGCAGTCTCGCTGTGGCCACTGCACCGAGCAGGAGGAGCGGCTACTGAGAAACGTGGTCTCGTCGCTGGCACAGAGTCTACAGGAACTGTCCCTCAATTTCAGGCACACGCAGTCCAGCTACTTAAAAC GTATGAAGAATCGCGAGGAGCGATCAAAGCACTTTTTTGACTCAGGACCATTAATGGAAGAGGACGAAGATCTAGCTCTGTATGACAAG GGCTTCACAGATGACCAGCTGATGCTGGCTGAGCAGAACACAGTCATGGTAgaagagcgagagcgagaaaTCAGACAGATCGTTCAATCCATCTCTGATCTGAATGAGATTTTCCGGGATTTGGCCGGAATGGTGGTGGAGCAG GGCACCGTTCTGGACAGAATCGACTTCAATGTAGAGCAAGCGGGTGTCAAAACAGATGACGGCTTGAAACAGTTACAAAAG GCAGAGCAGTACcagaagaaaaacaggaaGATGCTGGTCATTTTGATCCTCTTTGTCATAGTCATGGTTCtaattattattcttttttcaacCAAGTTTTAA
- the stx16 gene encoding syntaxin-16 isoform X1, whose amino-acid sequence MATRRLTDAFLLLRNNAIQNRQILAEQVSTNDPRLSTRSNAAELDELTDDRMALVSGISLDPEAAVGFTRKLPPKWIEGIDEIHYEISRVRQKMKDLALLHDKHMNRPTLDDSSEEEHAIEITTQEITQMFHRCQRAVTGLQSRCGHCTEQEERLLRNVVSSLAQSLQELSLNFRHTQSSYLKRMKNREERSKHFFDSGPLMEEDEDLALYDKGFTDDQLMLAEQNTVMVEEREREIRQIVQSISDLNEIFRDLAGMVVEQGTVLDRIDFNVEQAGVKTDDGLKQLQKAEQYQKKNRKMLVILILFVIVMVLIIILFSTKF is encoded by the exons ATGGCCACTCGGCGTCTGACAGATGCCTTCTTGTTATTGCGGAACAATGCGATCCAAAACCGGCAGATATTGGCTGAGCAAGTGAGTACAAACGACCCCCGTCTGAGTACACGTAGCAATGCTGCG GAACTTGATGAG ttgACTGACGATCGGATGGCGTTGGTGTCAGGAATCAGCCTAGATCCCGAAGCAGCCGTCGGCTTCACCAGGAAGTTGCCCCCCAAATGGATAGAGGGCATTGACGAG ATCCACTATGAAATCTCACGGGTTCGCCAGAAGATGAAGGATCTGGCTTTGCTTCACGACAAGCACATGAATCGGCCCACGCTGGATGACAGCAGTGAAGAGGAGCATGCAATCGAAATCACGACACAGGAGATCACGCAG ATGTTCCATCGATGTCAGCGAGCCGTAACGGGCCTGCAGTCTCGCTGTGGCCACTGCACCGAGCAGGAGGAGCGGCTACTGAGAAACGTGGTCTCGTCGCTGGCACAGAGTCTACAGGAACTGTCCCTCAATTTCAGGCACACGCAGTCCAGCTACTTAAAAC GTATGAAGAATCGCGAGGAGCGATCAAAGCACTTTTTTGACTCAGGACCATTAATGGAAGAGGACGAAGATCTAGCTCTGTATGACAAG GGCTTCACAGATGACCAGCTGATGCTGGCTGAGCAGAACACAGTCATGGTAgaagagcgagagcgagaaaTCAGACAGATCGTTCAATCCATCTCTGATCTGAATGAGATTTTCCGGGATTTGGCCGGAATGGTGGTGGAGCAG GGCACCGTTCTGGACAGAATCGACTTCAATGTAGAGCAAGCGGGTGTCAAAACAGATGACGGCTTGAAACAGTTACAAAAG GCAGAGCAGTACcagaagaaaaacaggaaGATGCTGGTCATTTTGATCCTCTTTGTCATAGTCATGGTTCtaattattattcttttttcaacCAAGTTTTAA
- the stx16 gene encoding syntaxin-16 isoform X4, whose product MATRRLTDAFLLLRNNAIQNRQILAEQLTDDRMALVSGISLDPEAAVGFTRKLPPKWIEGIDEIHYEISRVRQKMKDLALLHDKHMNRPTLDDSSEEEHAIEITTQEITQMFHRCQRAVTGLQSRCGHCTEQEERLLRNVVSSLAQSLQELSLNFRHTQSSYLKRMKNREERSKHFFDSGPLMEEDEDLALYDKGFTDDQLMLAEQNTVMVEEREREIRQIVQSISDLNEIFRDLAGMVVEQGTVLDRIDFNVEQAGVKTDDGLKQLQKAEQYQKKNRKMLVILILFVIVMVLIIILFSTKF is encoded by the exons ATGGCCACTCGGCGTCTGACAGATGCCTTCTTGTTATTGCGGAACAATGCGATCCAAAACCGGCAGATATTGGCTGAGCAA ttgACTGACGATCGGATGGCGTTGGTGTCAGGAATCAGCCTAGATCCCGAAGCAGCCGTCGGCTTCACCAGGAAGTTGCCCCCCAAATGGATAGAGGGCATTGACGAG ATCCACTATGAAATCTCACGGGTTCGCCAGAAGATGAAGGATCTGGCTTTGCTTCACGACAAGCACATGAATCGGCCCACGCTGGATGACAGCAGTGAAGAGGAGCATGCAATCGAAATCACGACACAGGAGATCACGCAG ATGTTCCATCGATGTCAGCGAGCCGTAACGGGCCTGCAGTCTCGCTGTGGCCACTGCACCGAGCAGGAGGAGCGGCTACTGAGAAACGTGGTCTCGTCGCTGGCACAGAGTCTACAGGAACTGTCCCTCAATTTCAGGCACACGCAGTCCAGCTACTTAAAAC GTATGAAGAATCGCGAGGAGCGATCAAAGCACTTTTTTGACTCAGGACCATTAATGGAAGAGGACGAAGATCTAGCTCTGTATGACAAG GGCTTCACAGATGACCAGCTGATGCTGGCTGAGCAGAACACAGTCATGGTAgaagagcgagagcgagaaaTCAGACAGATCGTTCAATCCATCTCTGATCTGAATGAGATTTTCCGGGATTTGGCCGGAATGGTGGTGGAGCAG GGCACCGTTCTGGACAGAATCGACTTCAATGTAGAGCAAGCGGGTGTCAAAACAGATGACGGCTTGAAACAGTTACAAAAG GCAGAGCAGTACcagaagaaaaacaggaaGATGCTGGTCATTTTGATCCTCTTTGTCATAGTCATGGTTCtaattattattcttttttcaacCAAGTTTTAA
- the stx16 gene encoding syntaxin-16 isoform X3 produces MATRRLTDAFLLLRNNAIQNRQILAEQELDELTDDRMALVSGISLDPEAAVGFTRKLPPKWIEGIDEIHYEISRVRQKMKDLALLHDKHMNRPTLDDSSEEEHAIEITTQEITQMFHRCQRAVTGLQSRCGHCTEQEERLLRNVVSSLAQSLQELSLNFRHTQSSYLKRMKNREERSKHFFDSGPLMEEDEDLALYDKGFTDDQLMLAEQNTVMVEEREREIRQIVQSISDLNEIFRDLAGMVVEQGTVLDRIDFNVEQAGVKTDDGLKQLQKAEQYQKKNRKMLVILILFVIVMVLIIILFSTKF; encoded by the exons ATGGCCACTCGGCGTCTGACAGATGCCTTCTTGTTATTGCGGAACAATGCGATCCAAAACCGGCAGATATTGGCTGAGCAA GAACTTGATGAG ttgACTGACGATCGGATGGCGTTGGTGTCAGGAATCAGCCTAGATCCCGAAGCAGCCGTCGGCTTCACCAGGAAGTTGCCCCCCAAATGGATAGAGGGCATTGACGAG ATCCACTATGAAATCTCACGGGTTCGCCAGAAGATGAAGGATCTGGCTTTGCTTCACGACAAGCACATGAATCGGCCCACGCTGGATGACAGCAGTGAAGAGGAGCATGCAATCGAAATCACGACACAGGAGATCACGCAG ATGTTCCATCGATGTCAGCGAGCCGTAACGGGCCTGCAGTCTCGCTGTGGCCACTGCACCGAGCAGGAGGAGCGGCTACTGAGAAACGTGGTCTCGTCGCTGGCACAGAGTCTACAGGAACTGTCCCTCAATTTCAGGCACACGCAGTCCAGCTACTTAAAAC GTATGAAGAATCGCGAGGAGCGATCAAAGCACTTTTTTGACTCAGGACCATTAATGGAAGAGGACGAAGATCTAGCTCTGTATGACAAG GGCTTCACAGATGACCAGCTGATGCTGGCTGAGCAGAACACAGTCATGGTAgaagagcgagagcgagaaaTCAGACAGATCGTTCAATCCATCTCTGATCTGAATGAGATTTTCCGGGATTTGGCCGGAATGGTGGTGGAGCAG GGCACCGTTCTGGACAGAATCGACTTCAATGTAGAGCAAGCGGGTGTCAAAACAGATGACGGCTTGAAACAGTTACAAAAG GCAGAGCAGTACcagaagaaaaacaggaaGATGCTGGTCATTTTGATCCTCTTTGTCATAGTCATGGTTCtaattattattcttttttcaacCAAGTTTTAA
- the dgkab gene encoding diacylglycerol kinase, alpha b isoform X1 yields the protein MASSEDTGSTLTPVDFIQLQEYMQYSNLKVKDVIKEFQSGGRLAQHSSGEYVDAEGLSLFLKTYLEVDDFPADLCHRLFRYFQNVEQNGSTKTTEAKGGVLLRDMSCYFSVLEEGQPREKLEFTFKLYDKDGNGHLDSAEVDRIITQMMRAADYLGWDVTELRTVLKDMMTAIDVDASGTVTLEEWLKGGMNNVPLLVLLGLKVPQRDGQHIWRMKNFNKPAYCCVCQSMLLGLRKQGLCCTRCKYTAHSHCSNKNGEPCAPTFVNKKQELRAPSHDWVRSDRSSKCQVCKRKIKTFAGRRCVWCQQMRHDECVYTGLSTCSCGPLKDHILPPWAIYAHSKEQDTDLLNVTPDGNILQIVPIPDIHPLLVFVNPKSGGNQGERVLCKFQYLLNPRQVYNLSNGGPTPGLHFFRNLPDYRILACGGDGTAGWILDAIDKADLQVSPQVAILPLGTGNDLARCLRWGGGYEGSDLREILKDIESSELIQMDRWSIQVTPDDPKQVGDSVPYQIINNYFSVGSDASVAHRFHSMREKFPQKFNSRMKNKLWYLEFATSETLRSSCKNLTECLAIECCGKSLDLSTTSLSCIAVLNIPSIYGGSNLWGESSKPDGTPRVQSDEVITDPEVLKTTVQDMTDKRLEVVGLEGMIEMGQIYTGLKSAGHRLAQTSQITIRILQTLPMQIDGEPWLQPPCTIHITHKNQANMLMGPPAKPSGFFHFK from the exons AtggcctcctctgaggatacAGGAAGTACTCTTACACCTGTGGATTTTATCCAGCTGCAAGAATACATGCAAT ACAGCAATTTGAAGGTGAAAGACGTTATCAAGGAGTTTCAAAGTGGAGGCCGGCTGGCCCAGCACAGCTCTGGAGAG tATGTGGATGCAGAAGGATTGAGCCTCTTCCTCAAGACTTATCTAGAAGTCGATGACTTTCCTGCAGATTTGTGCCACCGCCTTTTCCGttatttccaaaatgttgaGCAGAATGGCTCCACGAAAACAACCGAGGCCAAAG GCGGTGTGCTTCTCCGTGACATGTCCTGTTACTTCTCAGTGCTGGAGGAAGGGCAGCCACGGGAGAAGCTGGAAT ttACTTTTAAACTTTATGACAAAGATGGTAATGGACACTTGGATAGCGCT GAAGTGGATCGGATCATCACACAGATGATGCGAGCGGCTGATTACCTCGGCTGGGATGTGACTGAGCTCAGAACT GTGCTCAAGGACATGATGACAGCAATTGATGTGGATGCCAGCGGTACTGTCACACTGGAGGAATGGCTGAAGGGAGGCATGAACAATGTGCCTTTACTTGTTCTGCTTGGACTGAAG GTGCCGCAAAGGGATGGGCAGCATATTTGGAGAATGAAGAATTTTAACAAACCCGCCTACTGTTGTGTCTGTCAGAGCATGCTGCTTGGTCTCAGGAAGCAGGGACTCTGTTGCACCC GTTGCAAGTATACTGCCCACAGTCATTGTTCCAACAAGAACGGTGAACCTTGTGCTCCCACTTttgtcaataaaaaacaagaactgAGG GCGCCATCTCACGACTGGGTCAGATCCGACCGCAGCTCCAAGTGTCAAGTTTGCAAAAGGAAGATTAAAACTTTCGCTGGAAGACGTTGTGTGTGGTGCCAGCAGATG CGCCATGATGAGTGCGTCTATACCGGACTGTCCACCTGCAGCTGTGGGCCATTGAAAGATCATATCCTCCCACCATGGGCCATCTATGCTCATTCCAAG GAACAGGACACCGATCTGTTGAACGTGACTCCTGATGGGAACATCTTACAG ATTGTCCCGATTCCTGACATTCACCCACTACTGGTATTCGTAAACCCAAAAAGTGGAGGAAACCAGGGTGAAAG AGTTCTCTGTAAATTTCAGTACCTGCTGAATCCACGTCAAGTGTACAACCTTTCAAATGGAGGTCCCACCCCTGG actcCATTTCTTCCGCAATCTTCCCGACTACAGGATCTTGGCATGCGGTGGAGATGGCACAGCTGGGTGGATTTTGGATGCTATCG ACAAAGCTGACCTCCAGGTGAGTCCGCAAGTAGCAATCCTGCCCTTGGGTACCGGCAATGACCTGGCTCGCTGTCTGCGCTGGGGTGGAG GCTATGAAGGGTCCGATCTGAGAGAGATTCTGAAGGATATTGAGTCAAGTGAGCTGATTCAAATGGACCGCTGGAGCATTCAGGTGACACCAGATGATCCTAAACAAGTGGGAGACTCCGTGCCCTACCAGATCATCAATAACTACTTCTCAGTAGGATCG GATGCTTCTGTTGCTCATCGTTTCCACTCCATGAGAGAAAAATTCCCTCAGAAGTTCAACAGCAG aatgaaaaacaagCTTTGGTATTTGGAGTTTGCCACATCCGAGACCCTTCGTTCGTCTTGCAAGAACCTGACAGAGTGTCTCGCCATTGAG TGCTGTGGTAAAAGTCTGGACCTAAGCACCACGTCGCTCTCGTGCATCGCTGTTCTCAACATACCCAGCATCTACGGAGGCTCCAACCTGTGGGGCGAGTCCAGTAAACCAGATGGTACACCACGTGTGCAAAGCGATGAAGTCATTACTGATCCAGAAGTTCTTAAGACAACAGTACAAG ACATGACCGATAAGCGTCTGGAGGTGGTAGGCTTGGAAGGGATGATAGAAATGGGTCAGATCTACACTGGACTGAAGAGCGCCGGGCATCGATTGGCACAGACGTCCCAAATTACAATAAG GATATTGCAAACCCTGCCCATGCAAATTGACGGAGAGCCGTGGTTGCAACCTCCTTGTACA ATCCACATAACTCACAAGAACCAAGCTAACATGTTAATGGGTCCACCGGCAAAGCCATCCGGTTTCTTCCACTTCAAGTAG
- the dgkab gene encoding diacylglycerol kinase, alpha b isoform X2, which produces MASSEDTGSTLTPVDFIQLQEYMQYSNLKVKDVIKEFQSGGRLAQHSSGEYVDAEGLSLFLKTYLEVDDFPADLCHRLFRYFQNVEQNGSTKTTEAKGGVLLRDMSCYFSVLEEGQPREKLEFTFKLYDKDGNGHLDSAEVDRIITQMMRAADYLGWDVTELRTVLKDMMTAIDVDASGTVTLEEWLKGGMNNVPLLVLLGLKVPQRDGQHIWRMKNFNKPAYCCVCQSMLLGLRKQGLCCTRCKYTAHSHCSNKNGEPCAPTFVNKKQELRAPSHDWVRSDRSSKCQVCKRKIKTFAGRRCVWCQQMRHDECVYTGLSTCSCGPLKDHILPPWAIYAHSKEQDTDLLNVTPDGNILQIVPIPDIHPLLVFVNPKSGGNQGERVLCKFQYLLNPRQVYNLSNGGPTPGLHFFRNLPDYRILACGGDGTAGWILDAIDKADLQVSPQVAILPLGTGNDLARCLRWGGGYEGSDLREILKDIESSELIQMDRWSIQVTPDDPKQVGDSVPYQIINNYFSVGSDASVAHRFHSMREKFPQKFNSRMKNKLWYLEFATSETLRSSCKNLTECLAIECCGKSLDLSTTSLSCIAVLNIPSIYGGSNLWGESSKPDGTPRVQSDEVITDPEVLKTTVQDPHNSQEPS; this is translated from the exons AtggcctcctctgaggatacAGGAAGTACTCTTACACCTGTGGATTTTATCCAGCTGCAAGAATACATGCAAT ACAGCAATTTGAAGGTGAAAGACGTTATCAAGGAGTTTCAAAGTGGAGGCCGGCTGGCCCAGCACAGCTCTGGAGAG tATGTGGATGCAGAAGGATTGAGCCTCTTCCTCAAGACTTATCTAGAAGTCGATGACTTTCCTGCAGATTTGTGCCACCGCCTTTTCCGttatttccaaaatgttgaGCAGAATGGCTCCACGAAAACAACCGAGGCCAAAG GCGGTGTGCTTCTCCGTGACATGTCCTGTTACTTCTCAGTGCTGGAGGAAGGGCAGCCACGGGAGAAGCTGGAAT ttACTTTTAAACTTTATGACAAAGATGGTAATGGACACTTGGATAGCGCT GAAGTGGATCGGATCATCACACAGATGATGCGAGCGGCTGATTACCTCGGCTGGGATGTGACTGAGCTCAGAACT GTGCTCAAGGACATGATGACAGCAATTGATGTGGATGCCAGCGGTACTGTCACACTGGAGGAATGGCTGAAGGGAGGCATGAACAATGTGCCTTTACTTGTTCTGCTTGGACTGAAG GTGCCGCAAAGGGATGGGCAGCATATTTGGAGAATGAAGAATTTTAACAAACCCGCCTACTGTTGTGTCTGTCAGAGCATGCTGCTTGGTCTCAGGAAGCAGGGACTCTGTTGCACCC GTTGCAAGTATACTGCCCACAGTCATTGTTCCAACAAGAACGGTGAACCTTGTGCTCCCACTTttgtcaataaaaaacaagaactgAGG GCGCCATCTCACGACTGGGTCAGATCCGACCGCAGCTCCAAGTGTCAAGTTTGCAAAAGGAAGATTAAAACTTTCGCTGGAAGACGTTGTGTGTGGTGCCAGCAGATG CGCCATGATGAGTGCGTCTATACCGGACTGTCCACCTGCAGCTGTGGGCCATTGAAAGATCATATCCTCCCACCATGGGCCATCTATGCTCATTCCAAG GAACAGGACACCGATCTGTTGAACGTGACTCCTGATGGGAACATCTTACAG ATTGTCCCGATTCCTGACATTCACCCACTACTGGTATTCGTAAACCCAAAAAGTGGAGGAAACCAGGGTGAAAG AGTTCTCTGTAAATTTCAGTACCTGCTGAATCCACGTCAAGTGTACAACCTTTCAAATGGAGGTCCCACCCCTGG actcCATTTCTTCCGCAATCTTCCCGACTACAGGATCTTGGCATGCGGTGGAGATGGCACAGCTGGGTGGATTTTGGATGCTATCG ACAAAGCTGACCTCCAGGTGAGTCCGCAAGTAGCAATCCTGCCCTTGGGTACCGGCAATGACCTGGCTCGCTGTCTGCGCTGGGGTGGAG GCTATGAAGGGTCCGATCTGAGAGAGATTCTGAAGGATATTGAGTCAAGTGAGCTGATTCAAATGGACCGCTGGAGCATTCAGGTGACACCAGATGATCCTAAACAAGTGGGAGACTCCGTGCCCTACCAGATCATCAATAACTACTTCTCAGTAGGATCG GATGCTTCTGTTGCTCATCGTTTCCACTCCATGAGAGAAAAATTCCCTCAGAAGTTCAACAGCAG aatgaaaaacaagCTTTGGTATTTGGAGTTTGCCACATCCGAGACCCTTCGTTCGTCTTGCAAGAACCTGACAGAGTGTCTCGCCATTGAG TGCTGTGGTAAAAGTCTGGACCTAAGCACCACGTCGCTCTCGTGCATCGCTGTTCTCAACATACCCAGCATCTACGGAGGCTCCAACCTGTGGGGCGAGTCCAGTAAACCAGATGGTACACCACGTGTGCAAAGCGATGAAGTCATTACTGATCCAGAAGTTCTTAAGACAACAGTACAAG ATCCACATAACTCACAAGAACCAAGCTAA
- the LOC119123608 gene encoding probable nuclear hormone receptor HR38 yields MPCVQTQHVSLTHDTHFGSDLLNPDPGAKLAMDIGSQKEQLSTSLLPSINTLVGSGYIGEFDAFSCKIPASASTSTLSFGQSSVAESLDCQMQNQAYKLDDLQVYGCYPGSFTLSCIDETLSSCGSDYYGSPGYPAASPPATGFQTLCAPLWDSTFSTYNSAPQADKQPSFFPFSPAPEQHSPVLPHHDAPFGQDEAFFMSPQQQVSSLLCPVMSIEHGARLVEGSAKIHNPALSEGRCAVCGDNASCQHYGVRTCEGCKGFFKRTVQKNAKYVCLANKDCPVDKRRRNRCQFCRFQKCLTVGMVKEVVRTDSLKGRRGRLPSKPKTVAEASSTTPSVNIISLLVRAHLDSNPSIGKLDYSKYQETVDKVSEKEDAGDIQQFYDLLTGSLEVIKTWAETIPAFSDFCAEDQQLLLESAFVELFILRLANRSNPEKHKLIFCNGVVLHRLQCVRSFGDWIDSIMDFSQSLHRMNLDISLFACLSALVIITDRHGLKEPKRVEDFQTNLISSLRAHVSGNRSEVSRTQPGYLSRLLGKLPDLRTLCTQGLQRIFYLKLENLVPPPPIVEKIFMDILPF; encoded by the exons ATGCCCTGTGTACAAACACAGCACGTATCCCTGACCCATGACACCCACTTTGGCTCTGACCTCTTAAACCCTGACCCGGGCGCCAAGTTGGCGATGGACATCGGTAGCCAGAAGGAGCAGCTGTCCACGTCGTTGTTACCCAGCATCAATACCTTAGTGGGAAGCGGCTACATAGGGGAGTTTGATGCTTTTTCCTGCAAGATTCCCGCCTCGGCTTCCACGTCTACACTATCGTTCGGCCAGAGTTCAGTCGCTGAAAGTTTGGACTGCCAAATGCAGAACCAAGCCTATAAACTGGATGACCTCCAAGTGTATGGCTGTTACCCAGGCTCATTTACACTCAGTTGCATCGATGAGACTCTGTCGTCCTGCGGCTCTGACTACTACGGCAGTCCAGGCTATCCTGCCGCTTCCCCCCCAGCAACGGGCTTTCAGACACTCTGTGCACCTCTATGGGATTCCACTTTTAGCACCTACAACTCAGCACCTCAAGCTGATAAACAGCCCTCGTTTTTCCCCTTCAGCCCCGCACCGGAGCAGCACTCTCCCGTGCTGCCCCACCATGATGCTCCATTCGGTCAGGACGAGGCTTTTTTCATGTCTCCTCAGCAGCAAGTGTCTTCGCTCCTTTGCCCCGTCATGTCTATAGAGCACGGCGCCAGGCTTGTGGAGGGCTCTGCCAAAATCCACAACCCGGCTCTGAGCGAGGGCCGCTGTGCCGTGTGCGGAGACAATGCATCCTGTCAGCACTACGGGGTCCGTACTTGTGAAGGCTGCAAAGGTTTCTTCAAA CGAACTGTgcagaaaaatgcaaaatatgtttgctTGGCTAACAAAGATTGCCCAGTGgacaagaggaggaggaaccgCTGTCAGTTCTGCCGTTTTCAAAAATGCCTTACAGTGGGAATGGTTAAAGAAG TTGTCCGGACAGACAGCCTGAAAGGTCGCCGAGGGCGTCTGCCATCCAAGCCCAAGACGGTAGCCGAGGCTTCCTCCACCACCCCCAGCGTCAACATCATTTCCTTGCTTGTACGTGCGCATTTAGATTCCAACCCGAGTATCGGCAAGCTTGACTACTCCAAG TACCAGGAAACCGTGGACAAGGTATCGGAGAAGGAGGATGCTGGTGACATCCAGCAGTTCTATGACCTACTAACCGGCTCATTGGAGGTCATAAAAACCTGGGCTGAAACCATCCCGGCATTCTCTGACTTTTGCGCAGAGGACCAGCAGCTACTTCTTGAGTCTGCCTTTGTTGAGTTGTTCATCCTACGCCTGGCAAACAG ATCCAATCCAGAAAAGCACAAACTGATCTTCTGTAACGGCGTGGTCCTCCACCGACTGCAGTGTGTTCGTAGTTTTGGGGACTGGATCGACTCCATCATGGATTTCTCCCAGAGCCTTCACCGAATGAACTTAGACATCTCTCTGTTTGCGTGCCTTTCAGCCCTCGTCATCATCACCG ATCGGCACGGCCTCAAAGAACCCAAACGTGTTGAAGACTTCCAGACCAACCTCATCTCATCTTTAAGGGCGCACGTGAGTGGAAACCGATCGGAAGTGAGCCGAACCCAACCCGGTTATCTCTCTCGGCTTCTGGGTAAGCTCCCGGATCTCAGGACTCTTTGCACACAGGGCCTGCAGCGCATCTTCTACCTAAAACTGGAGAACCTTGTCCCCCCTCCACCTATTGTGGAGAAAATCTTTATGGATATCCTCCCATTCTGA